A portion of the Pseudopipra pipra isolate bDixPip1 chromosome 1, bDixPip1.hap1, whole genome shotgun sequence genome contains these proteins:
- the PTPN2 gene encoding tyrosine-protein phosphatase non-receptor type 2 isoform X2, whose amino-acid sequence MSAAIEQEFQEIDATNDWQARYLEIRHKSSDYPHRVAKYPENRNRNRYRDVSPYDHSRVKLQNTENDYINASLVVIEEAQRYYILTQGPLPNTCCHFWLMVWQQQTKAVVMLNRIVEKESVKCAQYWPTKEEEVMTFSETGFRVRLVSEDVKSYYTVHLLQLENINSGESRMISHFHYTTWPDFGVPESPASFLNFLFKVRESGSLSPEHGPAVVHCSAGIGRSGTFSLVDTCLVLMEKKDPFSVDIKKVLLDMRKYRMGLIQTPDQLRFSYMAVIEGAKFIMGDSTIQKRWKELSKEDQAPHSEQSPPHPTKITTEKYNGNSIGLENKDQMEKVNTDLSTKVQDITDGNTESSVRKRLREDRKANTAQKLQQMKQKLNETERKRKRPRLTDT is encoded by the exons ATGTCCGCCGCCATCGAGCAGGAGTTTCAAGAGATCGACGCCACGAACGACTGGCAGGCGCGTTATCTG gaaatacgACATAAATCCAGTGACTACCCTCACAGGGTTGCAAAATatccagaaaacagaaatcGAAACAGATACAGAGATGTTAGTCCAT aTGATCATAGTCGTGTAAAACTCCAGAACACCGAGAATGACTATATCAATGCCAGCCTAGTGGTCATAGAAGAAGCCCAGAGATACTATATTTTAACACAG GGTCCTCTACCTAATACCTGTTGTCATTTTTGGCTGATGGTATGGcaacaacaaaccaaagcaGTTGTCATGCTGAACAGAATTGTCGAAAAAGAATCA gTGAAGTGTGCACAATACTGGCcaacaaaagaagaagaagTTATGACATTCAGTGAAACAGGTTTCCGTGTGAGGCTGGTATCTGAAGACGTCAAATCCTATTACACAGTACATCTACTGCAATTAGAAAATATCAAT AGTGGTGAGTCCAGGATGATCTCTCATTTTCATTATACCACATGGCCAGACTTCGGAGTTCCTGAATCCCCGGCTTCATTCCTGAACTTCCTGTTTAAAGTCAGAGAGTCTGGTTCACTGAGTCCTGAACACGGGCCTGCAGTAGTTCACTGCAGTGCAGGGATAGGACGTTCCGGCACGTTTTCATTAGTAGACACTTGTCTGGTTCTG atggaaaaaaaggacCCATTTTCTGTAGATATTAAGAAGGTATTACTGGATATGAGAAAATATCGAATGGGACTTATTCAGACTCCTGATCAACTAAGATTTTCATATATGGCTGTAATAGAAGGAGCAAAATTTATAATGGGGGATTCAACTATACAG AAACGGTGGAAGGAGCTCTCTAAGGAGGACCAAGCGCCACATTCCGAGCAGTCTCCTCCGCACCCAACTAAAATAACCACAGAGAAGTACAATGGGAACAGCATAGGCCTGGAGAACAAAGATCAGATGGAGAAAGTAAACACTGACCTGTCCACTAAAGTTCAAGATATCACAGATGGGAACACTGAAAG ttctgTCCGAAAACGACTGCGGGAGGatagaaaagcaaacacagcacagaagCTGCAGCAGATGAAGCAGAAGCTAAAtgagactgaaagaaaaagaaaaag GCCGAGACTGACTGACACCTAA
- the PTPN2 gene encoding tyrosine-protein phosphatase non-receptor type 2 isoform X1: MSAAIEQEFQEIDATNDWQARYLEIRHKSSDYPHRVAKYPENRNRNRYRDVSPYDHSRVKLQNTENDYINASLVVIEEAQRYYILTQGPLPNTCCHFWLMVWQQQTKAVVMLNRIVEKESVKCAQYWPTKEEEVMTFSETGFRVRLVSEDVKSYYTVHLLQLENINSGESRMISHFHYTTWPDFGVPESPASFLNFLFKVRESGSLSPEHGPAVVHCSAGIGRSGTFSLVDTCLVLMEKKDPFSVDIKKVLLDMRKYRMGLIQTPDQLRFSYMAVIEGAKFIMGDSTIQKRWKELSKEDQAPHSEQSPPHPTKITTEKYNGNSIGLENKDQMEKVNTDLSTKVQDITDGNTESSVRKRLREDRKANTAQKLQQMKQKLNETERKRKRWLYWKPILTKIGFGTLILVGAYSFWKMYFQEHSL; this comes from the exons ATGTCCGCCGCCATCGAGCAGGAGTTTCAAGAGATCGACGCCACGAACGACTGGCAGGCGCGTTATCTG gaaatacgACATAAATCCAGTGACTACCCTCACAGGGTTGCAAAATatccagaaaacagaaatcGAAACAGATACAGAGATGTTAGTCCAT aTGATCATAGTCGTGTAAAACTCCAGAACACCGAGAATGACTATATCAATGCCAGCCTAGTGGTCATAGAAGAAGCCCAGAGATACTATATTTTAACACAG GGTCCTCTACCTAATACCTGTTGTCATTTTTGGCTGATGGTATGGcaacaacaaaccaaagcaGTTGTCATGCTGAACAGAATTGTCGAAAAAGAATCA gTGAAGTGTGCACAATACTGGCcaacaaaagaagaagaagTTATGACATTCAGTGAAACAGGTTTCCGTGTGAGGCTGGTATCTGAAGACGTCAAATCCTATTACACAGTACATCTACTGCAATTAGAAAATATCAAT AGTGGTGAGTCCAGGATGATCTCTCATTTTCATTATACCACATGGCCAGACTTCGGAGTTCCTGAATCCCCGGCTTCATTCCTGAACTTCCTGTTTAAAGTCAGAGAGTCTGGTTCACTGAGTCCTGAACACGGGCCTGCAGTAGTTCACTGCAGTGCAGGGATAGGACGTTCCGGCACGTTTTCATTAGTAGACACTTGTCTGGTTCTG atggaaaaaaaggacCCATTTTCTGTAGATATTAAGAAGGTATTACTGGATATGAGAAAATATCGAATGGGACTTATTCAGACTCCTGATCAACTAAGATTTTCATATATGGCTGTAATAGAAGGAGCAAAATTTATAATGGGGGATTCAACTATACAG AAACGGTGGAAGGAGCTCTCTAAGGAGGACCAAGCGCCACATTCCGAGCAGTCTCCTCCGCACCCAACTAAAATAACCACAGAGAAGTACAATGGGAACAGCATAGGCCTGGAGAACAAAGATCAGATGGAGAAAGTAAACACTGACCTGTCCACTAAAGTTCAAGATATCACAGATGGGAACACTGAAAG ttctgTCCGAAAACGACTGCGGGAGGatagaaaagcaaacacagcacagaagCTGCAGCAGATGAAGCAGAAGCTAAAtgagactgaaagaaaaagaaaaaggtggtTATATTGGAAACCTATTCTCACTAAGATTGGGTTTGGTACACTGATTTTAGTTGGTGCTTATTCTTtctggaaaatgtattttcaagaaCATTCCCTGTAA